Proteins encoded within one genomic window of Citricoccus muralis:
- a CDS encoding isochorismate synthase has protein sequence MTELVCVVRAVNPASVPIPVLLDIGPTSMWWRHGAGLLGWGEAAVTTTRGPSRFADARDWWEDMAGRARVFGDTVPGRHVPVAFASFTFDARSRAESVITVPEILIINRPEGTWLVWQRPMEHTDELSVRKAASVTTEEMMDRAREFWDPVGTAVHFKRKEIADFPWPRTSVPVHELQAIPSAAMGEHDYVESVAEALSALQRGPVRKIVMARDEVVYLSEGIDVPRTLTRLTRDYEHCWTYLVHGLVGATPELLIARKEGHAEARVLAGTADRNVVDAERQFPSTDADEAYVAEQLVNHPKQRQEHRYAIDSLVERLQPYTRSLHAQDTPFVLRLPNVWHLATDVSAELNDDDGAPVSVVTLAEAVHPTAAVGGTPRDQAVDEIHRLENEKHGMDRGRYAGPVGWVDARGDGEFGIALRGGQLESPHTIRLYAGCGIVAGSDPEAELAETKAKMRPMLSALAELPESE, from the coding sequence ATGACTGAACTCGTGTGTGTTGTCCGGGCGGTGAACCCCGCGTCGGTGCCGATACCTGTCCTGCTCGATATTGGCCCGACCTCGATGTGGTGGCGTCATGGTGCCGGACTGCTGGGCTGGGGCGAGGCCGCCGTCACCACTACCCGCGGCCCCTCCCGCTTCGCCGATGCCCGCGACTGGTGGGAAGACATGGCCGGGCGCGCCCGAGTCTTCGGCGACACCGTGCCGGGCCGGCACGTGCCGGTGGCCTTCGCTTCGTTTACCTTCGATGCCCGCTCCCGCGCCGAATCGGTGATCACGGTGCCCGAGATTCTCATCATCAACCGCCCGGAGGGCACCTGGCTGGTGTGGCAGCGCCCCATGGAACACACCGATGAGCTGTCTGTACGCAAAGCCGCCTCCGTCACCACCGAAGAGATGATGGATCGGGCCCGCGAGTTCTGGGACCCTGTGGGCACCGCCGTGCACTTCAAACGCAAAGAGATCGCCGACTTCCCCTGGCCGCGCACCTCGGTTCCCGTCCATGAGCTGCAAGCTATCCCCAGCGCGGCCATGGGTGAGCACGACTACGTCGAATCAGTGGCAGAGGCGCTATCCGCCCTGCAGCGCGGCCCGGTACGCAAAATCGTGATGGCTCGTGACGAGGTGGTCTACCTGTCCGAGGGCATCGATGTGCCCCGCACCCTCACCCGACTCACCCGCGACTACGAGCACTGCTGGACCTACCTGGTGCATGGCCTGGTCGGGGCCACCCCGGAGTTGCTCATCGCCCGCAAGGAGGGCCACGCCGAGGCCCGCGTGCTGGCCGGTACCGCCGATCGGAATGTGGTGGATGCCGAGCGGCAGTTTCCCAGCACCGACGCGGACGAGGCCTATGTGGCCGAGCAGCTGGTGAATCATCCGAAGCAGCGCCAAGAACACCGTTACGCCATCGATTCCCTCGTTGAACGGTTACAGCCCTACACCCGTTCCCTGCACGCCCAGGACACCCCGTTCGTGCTACGGCTGCCCAATGTCTGGCATCTGGCCACGGATGTGTCAGCAGAATTGAACGACGACGACGGCGCCCCCGTCTCGGTGGTGACCCTGGCCGAAGCGGTGCACCCGACCGCTGCGGTGGGCGGTACGCCGCGAGACCAGGCAGTCGACGAAATCCACCGCCTCGAAAACGAGAAGCACGGCATGGACCGTGGCCGCTACGCCGGGCCGGTGGGTTGGGTGGATGCCCGCGGCGACGGCGAATTCGGGATCGCCTTACGCGGGGGCCAGCTGGAATCGCCCCACACCATCCGCCTCTACGCGGGCTGCGGTATCGTCGCCGGTTCCGACCCGGAGGCGGAGCTGGCCGAGACCAAAGCGAAGATGCGCCCGATGCTCTCCGCTTTGGCGGAGCTACCCGAGTCCGAATAG
- a CDS encoding PadR family transcriptional regulator → MSLRMALLALLTTQPMTGYDLSRQFSSSVGNVWHAADSQIYPELRRMHKEGLLDAESVPWGSKGATKTQYLITDQGREAVRDWQATVQPYTPDRDPARLKAAYFEWADSAAVAAQLRAHIQHFETERAHAEQQLEAISSREQPTIARRLEHYSADDHERILAFKLFAYEGKRDQAQHEIDWAKRGLKLVDQLGEGRVEV, encoded by the coding sequence ATGAGTCTGCGGATGGCGCTGCTGGCGTTGCTGACCACCCAGCCGATGACCGGCTATGACCTGTCCCGACAGTTTTCGTCGTCGGTGGGCAATGTGTGGCACGCCGCTGACTCGCAGATCTATCCCGAGCTGCGCCGCATGCACAAGGAAGGGCTGCTGGATGCCGAATCGGTGCCGTGGGGATCCAAGGGCGCAACCAAGACCCAGTATCTGATCACGGACCAGGGGCGGGAAGCGGTGCGCGACTGGCAGGCCACGGTGCAGCCCTACACTCCGGACCGGGATCCGGCCCGACTAAAAGCCGCGTACTTTGAGTGGGCGGATTCCGCGGCGGTCGCAGCGCAGCTGAGGGCCCACATCCAACACTTTGAAACCGAACGGGCGCATGCGGAGCAGCAGTTGGAGGCGATCTCCAGCCGGGAGCAGCCCACCATTGCCCGTCGGCTGGAGCACTACTCCGCGGACGATCACGAGCGGATCCTGGCCTTCAAGCTCTTCGCCTACGAGGGAAAACGGGATCAGGCCCAGCACGAGATCGACTGGGCCAAGCGCGGGCTGAAGCTCGTCGACCAGCTCGGCGAGGGCCGGGTCGAGGTCTAG
- the menD gene encoding 2-succinyl-5-enolpyruvyl-6-hydroxy-3-cyclohexene-1-carboxylic-acid synthase, with translation MDSLLTARTTVSALRQAGVREVVVAPGSRSAPLVYALAEVAGDELEGTGMQMRLHVRVDERSAAFTALGIALSTGRPAAVLTTSGTAAGNLLPAMMEAAHADVRLVAITADRPDELQGTGANQTTDQRSLFGVHTRRVVTLTGDGNTAGELHAQVLDAMRYGAGTVDSAPGPIHLNLRFREPLVPQPDDLRPTAAAATGPTPVVPAAQSLGEELNLYVTELPERRTVVVAGHDAGPLASEFASALGLPLMAEPSSNARFGRNALAAYPLLLGPGGGLGEQAHPLGEHIQQVVMFGRPTLSRQLSALMRRDDVSTVLYHPRPVGWFERGRRREELVDTLGELARRAGQGAPGWLAAWQAASMRAQAALEQALNERQDEVGRPGAMRVAQLLASTTQGNLVLGSSSVIRDVDLAWRPGITATSTVYAHRGLAGIDGTVSTASGIALGTGTRTTLLCGDLTFLYDTNGLWLGPEEEEPDLDIVVINDQGGAIFAGLEHGDVARRPGMAGTVERFFGTPHHADLGALCAAHGVAYRRLNSEYDVVAALGGPTQGRRVLEVVSNREARPEVRAAVARRVRATFR, from the coding sequence ATGGACTCGCTGCTCACCGCCCGCACCACGGTTTCCGCGCTCCGCCAGGCCGGGGTGCGCGAGGTGGTGGTGGCCCCTGGTTCCCGCTCCGCGCCCCTGGTATACGCGCTGGCCGAGGTGGCCGGCGACGAGCTCGAGGGCACGGGTATGCAGATGCGGTTGCACGTGCGCGTCGACGAGCGCTCCGCCGCGTTCACCGCGCTCGGCATCGCCCTGTCCACCGGGCGACCCGCCGCCGTGCTCACCACCTCCGGCACTGCCGCGGGTAACCTGCTGCCGGCGATGATGGAAGCCGCCCACGCCGACGTGCGATTGGTGGCGATCACCGCCGACCGCCCCGACGAGCTGCAGGGCACTGGGGCGAACCAGACCACCGATCAGCGCTCGCTGTTCGGGGTGCACACCCGCCGCGTCGTCACCCTCACCGGGGATGGGAACACCGCCGGGGAGCTGCACGCCCAGGTGCTCGACGCCATGCGCTACGGAGCTGGGACCGTCGACTCCGCCCCCGGCCCCATCCACCTGAACCTGCGCTTCCGGGAACCGCTGGTGCCCCAGCCCGACGACCTGCGCCCCACGGCAGCGGCCGCCACCGGGCCCACCCCGGTCGTCCCCGCCGCGCAGAGCCTGGGGGAGGAGCTGAACCTCTACGTCACCGAGCTGCCCGAGCGTCGCACTGTGGTGGTGGCCGGGCACGACGCCGGACCCCTGGCTTCCGAGTTCGCCTCCGCTCTGGGACTCCCCCTGATGGCCGAGCCCAGCTCGAACGCTCGCTTCGGCCGCAACGCGCTCGCGGCGTACCCCCTGCTGCTCGGCCCCGGCGGCGGGCTGGGGGAGCAGGCCCACCCGCTGGGCGAGCACATCCAGCAGGTGGTGATGTTCGGTCGGCCCACCCTGTCTCGGCAGCTCTCCGCCCTGATGCGCCGCGACGACGTGTCCACCGTGCTGTACCACCCGCGCCCAGTGGGCTGGTTCGAGCGCGGACGCCGCCGCGAGGAGCTGGTGGACACCTTGGGTGAGCTCGCCCGCCGCGCCGGACAGGGCGCGCCGGGCTGGCTGGCCGCCTGGCAGGCCGCCTCGATGCGTGCCCAGGCCGCGCTGGAGCAGGCCCTGAACGAGCGCCAGGACGAGGTGGGCCGTCCCGGGGCGATGCGGGTCGCCCAGCTGCTGGCCTCCACCACCCAGGGCAATCTCGTGCTGGGTTCCTCCTCGGTGATCCGCGACGTCGACCTGGCGTGGCGGCCCGGAATCACGGCCACCTCCACCGTGTACGCTCACCGCGGGCTGGCGGGGATCGACGGCACGGTGTCCACCGCCTCCGGGATCGCGCTGGGCACCGGGACCCGCACCACGCTGCTCTGCGGAGACCTGACCTTCCTCTACGACACCAACGGATTGTGGCTGGGGCCGGAGGAAGAGGAACCGGACCTCGACATCGTGGTGATCAATGATCAGGGTGGTGCGATTTTCGCCGGGCTCGAGCACGGCGACGTGGCGCGACGACCCGGCATGGCGGGCACGGTGGAGCGATTCTTCGGCACCCCGCACCACGCTGATCTGGGTGCGCTGTGTGCGGCTCACGGGGTGGCATATCGGCGGCTGAATTCGGAATACGACGTCGTCGCCGCGCTGGGCGGACCCACCCAAGGCCGCCGGGTGTTGGAAGTCGTCTCCAATCGCGAGGCGCGCCCGGAAGTGCGTGCGGCGGTGGCTCGGCGCGTTCGTGCTACTTTTAGGTGA
- a CDS encoding o-succinylbenzoate synthase, with protein sequence MVDSAVPELPAPPPLEELLAQAVVVGLPMNTRFRGTTLRQVMLLRGPHGWAEFSPFPEYDAVESSRWLAAAVEAGWQGWPAPVRDWIPVNATVPAVPARDVPAVLARYGQGVGAVKIKVAESGQQLSNDLDRVSAVRDALPEAGLRIDANAGWDHDTALEALSRIAEITELEYAEQPVPGIDGLARLREALAARGIDTLLAADEAIRKETDPLAVARAGAAEVAVVKVQPLGGVRRALGIVKAAGLDAVVSSALDSSVGLAGGVALAAALPELSFACGLGTAALFAEDVVVEPWIPRGGGIAVQPAPEPDADALERLRLPEETQRWWRERLTASHAVLAGGHRPETGLVRL encoded by the coding sequence ATGGTCGATTCTGCTGTGCCCGAACTGCCCGCCCCGCCGCCGCTCGAGGAACTGCTGGCCCAGGCGGTCGTGGTCGGACTGCCGATGAACACGCGGTTCCGGGGCACCACGCTGCGTCAGGTCATGCTGCTGCGCGGCCCGCACGGTTGGGCGGAATTCTCGCCCTTCCCCGAATACGACGCCGTCGAGTCCTCACGCTGGCTCGCCGCCGCCGTGGAGGCCGGATGGCAGGGTTGGCCTGCCCCCGTACGCGACTGGATCCCGGTGAATGCCACCGTGCCCGCTGTGCCCGCCCGCGACGTGCCCGCGGTGCTCGCCCGCTATGGCCAGGGCGTGGGCGCGGTGAAGATCAAGGTCGCCGAATCTGGACAGCAGCTCAGTAACGACCTGGACCGGGTGTCCGCGGTGCGCGACGCGCTACCGGAAGCTGGACTGCGCATCGACGCCAACGCCGGCTGGGACCATGACACCGCGCTGGAGGCGCTGAGCCGGATCGCCGAGATCACCGAGTTGGAGTACGCCGAGCAACCGGTACCGGGTATCGATGGGCTGGCGCGGTTGCGCGAAGCACTGGCCGCCCGGGGGATCGACACCCTTCTGGCTGCCGACGAGGCGATCCGCAAGGAAACCGACCCACTGGCCGTGGCCCGCGCCGGCGCAGCGGAGGTAGCGGTGGTGAAGGTGCAACCGCTGGGCGGGGTACGCCGGGCCCTGGGCATCGTGAAGGCAGCCGGACTGGACGCGGTGGTGTCCTCCGCGCTGGATTCTTCCGTGGGGCTGGCCGGGGGAGTGGCGCTGGCAGCGGCGCTGCCGGAGCTGTCCTTCGCCTGCGGGTTGGGCACGGCTGCCCTATTCGCGGAAGACGTCGTTGTTGAACCATGGATCCCGCGTGGGGGCGGGATCGCGGTGCAGCCAGCGCCGGAACCCGACGCCGACGCACTGGAGAGGCTGCGCCTGCCGGAGGAGACTCAGCGGTGGTGGCGGGAGCGTCTCACCGCATCGCACGCGGTGCTGGCTGGAGGACACCGGCCAGAGACCGGGCTGGTTCGCCTCTAA
- a CDS encoding class C sortase, with amino-acid sequence MTVDTPSRPRHGKAPAAELRAWRPNKLTIIIAVIALVGAGVLLYPSTASWITSYNQSKLIVDYSDQIENVHPSASEQLAMAHRYNEALQAGVNLEANANIAVGDGTLRDESLDYENILSANDQGLMARVKIPAIEVDLPIYHGTSDEILNRGAGHLEGSHLPIGGADTHSVITAHRGLANAEMFTNLDQVEVGDRFTMEVFGEVLTYEVRETKVVQPDDTDTLRPVAGRDLVTLITCTPLGINTHRILVTGERVTPTPIEDVTGAGQAPEIPGFPWWSVIYLTTILVVGVFIWRSGYSDARAAARLTARKSAIAEA; translated from the coding sequence ATGACCGTCGACACGCCATCACGACCGAGACATGGCAAGGCGCCAGCAGCTGAGCTCCGCGCCTGGCGGCCCAACAAACTGACGATCATCATCGCGGTGATCGCGTTGGTCGGCGCCGGCGTCCTTCTCTATCCGAGCACCGCCAGCTGGATCACCTCGTACAATCAGTCCAAGCTGATCGTGGATTATTCCGATCAGATCGAGAACGTGCACCCCAGCGCCTCCGAACAGCTGGCAATGGCACATCGGTATAACGAAGCACTCCAGGCCGGGGTGAATCTAGAAGCCAACGCCAATATCGCCGTCGGCGACGGCACCCTGCGGGACGAGAGCCTCGACTACGAGAACATCCTCTCCGCCAATGATCAAGGATTGATGGCGCGGGTGAAGATCCCCGCCATCGAGGTTGACCTACCGATCTACCACGGCACCTCAGACGAGATCCTGAACCGGGGTGCCGGACATCTTGAAGGGTCGCACTTGCCCATTGGCGGAGCCGACACGCATTCGGTGATCACTGCTCATCGAGGACTGGCCAATGCTGAGATGTTCACGAACCTCGACCAGGTCGAGGTCGGGGATCGCTTCACCATGGAAGTCTTCGGAGAGGTACTGACTTACGAAGTCCGTGAGACGAAGGTCGTTCAACCGGACGACACCGATACCCTGCGCCCCGTGGCCGGACGGGACCTGGTGACCCTGATCACCTGCACGCCGTTAGGTATTAACACTCACCGAATCCTGGTGACTGGCGAACGCGTCACCCCCACACCCATTGAAGACGTGACAGGTGCGGGACAGGCTCCCGAAATTCCTGGATTCCCGTGGTGGTCCGTGATCTATCTGACCACGATCCTGGTTGTCGGAGTCTTCATTTGGCGCTCGGGATACTCCGACGCCCGTGCGGCGGCGCGACTGACGGCGCGCAAGAGCGCGATCGCTGAGGCGTGA